The region TTCAATAGCTTCTAAGTCATATTTCCCAAGTTTCTTTTTTCTTAAAACTTTTCCATTTTTTGAGAGTTCATAAAGAGTTCCTTCATCATTTACTACAAAAAGTGAATCGGAAATAACACTATAACAAATTCCTGAAGCTTCTGGGATTTTTGCAATTACTTTTTCTTTTGCAAATAGGTTTTGCATAAAAAAAAATGATATAAATAGAGGAATTAAACTTTTTATCATTTATGAGTTTCTTTTTTCAACGGTATTGATATGGTAAATAATGCACCTTTACATTTAATATCTTTATAAATATAAGAACTATTTATTACTTTTAGAGAACCGTTTAAGTGCTTGGATACAATCTCATTAGACATATATAAACCGATACCTGTACCTTGAGATTTATGTTTTGTTGTAAAATATGGTTCAAAAATTTTATCAAGTATTTTTTCAGGAATTCCACCTGCATTATCTTTTATTTTTATATGTAAATAGTTTTCTCTTTTTATAGTTGAGATAAATATAAATTTATTTTCTAATTGATTTGAATTAAGTGCATCAACTGCATTGTTGAAAATATTTAAAAGTATTTGAATAAGTTCACTTTCAATTGTTTCAATTTCGATAGTTTTAAGATCTTTGACTACTTCTATATTCCATTTTTTAATTCTAGAACTAACTAGGGATAATGATTTTTCAATAGTTGAATTAATTGAAAAAATCTCTTTTTCTTTTTTAGGATTAAAAAAGTTTCTAAAATCATCAATTGTTTTTGAAAGATATTGAGAATGTTCATTTATAGATTTTACATTGCTATAAAGCATCTCTTCTGAAATCTCATTACCCATCTCTAACTGTATTTGCAACCCCGTTGAAGCTGTCGAAATAACTGATAAAGGTTGCCTCCATTGATGTGCGATATTCTCTAACATCTCACCTAATGCTGCCATTTTTGATTGTTGAGCTAACATAGAATCTTTTTCTCTTTTTTGAAACTCTAACTCTTTTATTTTTGTTAAGTCAAATATTGTTCCTACTATAAAAATCGGTTTATTATTTGAGTCAAATCTTGTAACTTTTGTTGTAAGTTGTATATGTTTTAGAGTATTGTCTCTTAATAATATTTTAAATTCAATAATTTCTCTTTTATCACTTTTTATTGCTTTATAAAGATGTATTTTTACTTTTCTTTTTTCCTCTTCATGTACAAAAGATAAAAACTTAGTTATTGAGGGTTTTATTTCATTTGGATATAGTCCAAAAATTTTAAAGTGTTCATTACTCCATTCTAAGTGTTTTGTTTTGGTGTTATAACTAAAGCTACCTAATCTTGCAATCTTTTGAGCCTCATCCAATAAGTAGTTTGTTCTACTTAATTCTTTTGTTTTTATTTCAACTCTTTTTTCAAGCTCTTGATTTAATTCTTTTAACTCTTTAGTTCTTTCATTTACAAGAAGTTTTAAAGTTTTATTTCTATTCATATTTTGTTGATTGATATAAATCAATATAATAAAAATGATAAAACCTACTGAAAGGATTATCCAAAATACTGTATAGTCAATAGTTTCTTTATATTGAATATTATTCCATTTACCAGTTACTTGAGAGATCTCATTTGGATCAAGAGATGAGATTGCTTTATTTAGAATTTCTTGTAATAAAGGGTAGTCATCTCTTATCATAATGGCAACTTTATAAGTTAAACCAGTATTCCCACTTATTTTTAAATCATCAAAATTTAATTTATTTATATTATAAATTAAATTTGGTTTTATACCTACAAAAGCATATACTTCAGAATTAGAAACTTTTTTAAGACCCTCTTCAATATTTTTAACTGGAGTTAATTTTAAATCAGGATAGTACTCTTCAAGTAATTTGTGGGCGGTGAAGTTTTTACCAACAGCAACTTTTTTATTATATAAATAATTTATATTTTCTATAAAGTTTTCATCTTTTAAAGTTACAATAGATAAAGGAAATTCAATATATGGTTTAGTAAAGATAGAATATTTTAGTCTATCTTTTGTTTCCCCTACACTAAATATAACATCAACTTTTTTATTTTTTATAAGATTTAATTGTTCAGAAAAATTATTTGAAAATATATATTCTGAATTAAGATTTAAACTTCTTGAAATCATATCCCAAACTTCAGAAGCCATACCAGTTGGTTCCCCATTTTTGTCTTTAAAAGTGAAAGGTTTCCAATCATTTGAAACAGAAACTTTTAAGGGATGATTTCTAATAAAATCTTTTTCTCTTTGTGATAAAGAAAAACTTTTCTTATAAATTTGTTGTTCTGCATTTAATACCCATTTACTCTCAACCTCATAAAGTTCTTCGCTGGTTAATTTTCTAAATCCTCTATTAAAAGTATCAATTAAATCTTTATTTCTAGAGATAGCTTTTATAGGGATATATTCTTGTAATAAATCTATTGGTTTTATTTTATGAAAAAAGTTGTTTCTTAATGAATAAAACTCAATAGCAAATTTATCATCAAAAATTAAATCAAGTTTTTTTGATAAAAAATCTTTAAATAAAGTAGCATAATCTTTATATACTAGAGTTTGTGAAAAAGGAAAATTTGTATCTAGATATTTTTTATGGTCTTCTCCTACAACTCCTATTAAATATGAGGCTTGTTTACTAAAATCTCTACTAAAATCTTTATGTATAAAAAGTGAAGTTTTTGTTTTATAAATTGAGTATGAAGATTTCATCCATGTATCGTATGGATTTGTTCCTAGAAAAAAGTCAACTCTTCCAGTTCTTGCGAGATTTATTGCATTATCCCAAAGTTTGCCGTTTACAAATTTAATTTTATAATTGTTTTTTTCCGCCCAAAGATTCCAATAATCAATTAACAAACCTTCAGGATGTCCATTTTCTAAATATGAGAAAGGTGCATAGTCTGGGTCATATGAAACTGTAAAATATTTTGTAGATGATGCATTTAAGATATTAATAAATATCAAAAAAAGAAAGATTATCTTAAAAAAAGATTTCATTAGAACCCTGCAGTATGTATTTTGATTATTATAGCGAAGATAAATATAAAATAAATTGTAAAAGGTGTTAAAAAATAGTCTTTTTAGGTTTACCAATGTAGTAGCCTTGTACATAATCGACTTCTAGTTCTTTTAAAATATCTTCAATCTCTTTTTTGTGAACCATCTCTGCGATTGTTTTTAGATTTACATTTTTAGCAAACTCAACAATTGATTTAACAATAATCTTAGAATTCTCATTTCTATCAATACTTTCAATAAGTGAACTATCAATTTTAAGAAAATCTACATTTAGATTTAATATATATGAAAAGTTTGAATATCCTGAACCAAAATCATCAATAGCTAATGATGCATCATATTCTTTTAATCTTTTTGAAAACATTTTTACATGTTCAAAATCTTGAATCTCTTCACTCTCTAAAAGTTCTATAATAAGTTGTGAACCTATTTTATAATTATCTAACATTTCAAATAGATAGTTTGTTGTTTCTTTATTTAAAATATCATCAATAGAATAGTTAATAGAGAATGTAATATCCGGTTTATCCTCAAAATATTCAAAAGCTTTTTTAATCATTCTTTGAGTTATTTGTGGATAAAACTTAGCTTTTTTAGAGATATTTAAAAATAGAATTGGTGCATAAACTTCATCTTTAAATATCATTCTTGCCAAGCATTCATATTTTTTTATCTCACCTGTCTTTAAATCTTTTATAGGTTGAAAATAAGGGATGATGTTGTCTTTTTCTAAAGATTCTTTTATATTTAAACTCCAAGTGATATGTTTTGAGTATTCCTCTTGAAGTTCTAAAGAGTTGTCAAACTCCTCATATAAAGTTCTGTTCTTTTTTGCTGTTCTTAATGCAATTGTAGCTTTTTCTATAATTCTATTTTTTGCATTATAAACTACTCCTAGAGATGATTGTATTTGAATATCAGTATCTTGATATCTACAAAATTCACTATTAAGTGAAGTAATTAAATCTAAGCAATAGTTTTTTGAAATTTTTTCTTGTGTTAATATTGCAAACTCATCACTATAAAGTCTATACACTTCATGCACTGCTTTAGTTTTTTCATATAAATACATGGCAATTTGTTTTAAAATAGTATCACCAACTTTTACTCCATAAAAGTTATTTACTTCTTTAAAAGAATCGATATTAATAATTATCAAAGTGTTGTATTCGTTCTTTTTTATATCCTCTTCAAGTTTTACTAGATTTGGTAATCTTGTAAGGGAATCTGTATATAAGTTATTAATCAAAATATCATAGTAATATTTTATTTTTCCTAGAAGTTCATTAAAATGTTTTTCTAAAATATGTAACTCTTTTATTCCTGGATTTACATTTGATCTTTTTGACAGGTCAGTATTTAATGATATTTTATGAATAGCTTTTGTAAATTTATTTACAGGGGTAATAATTTTTTTATTGATTACAAAATAAAGTATAATAAAGCAAATAAGTATGAATATAACAAAAAATATTAAAAAATAGGAGATTAACATATCAAGTGAGATTTTTATTTCACTTGGTGGATAAGTTATGTCTAATACCCCATTTATATCTCCAACTTTAGTATTATAGTGGCAAGTAATACATTCTTGCCTAACTCTCATTGGATAAAGGTACCTAATACTACCATCATCTAAAATTAGAAACTGTTTATCCCCTTTCAAGGCTTTTTGAATAAAAGGGTCATTTTGTACTATGAGTTTATCTTCTTTATGAATACCCATAATTTTTTCAACTTTTTCACTTCTGTATGAGTGAACCTCGAGACCTTCTCTTATATGTTCTAATCTTTTTAATATTTGAGTTAAGTCATCTTTCCCCCAACCCTCTTGCATTTTTGTATTCATTATTTCAAATACAAGTTCACTTGTTTTTTTTGCATCATCTTCACCTAAATTGTTTAATGCAATTTTTTTAATATATATGCTTGAGATAAAAATTGAAACTATACTTGTAATTAGTAGGA is a window of Halarcobacter sp. DNA encoding:
- a CDS encoding bifunctional diguanylate cyclase/phosphodiesterase; the encoded protein is MSKSRFNKKEPISNKKLIFRIIFILLITSIVSIFISSIYIKKIALNNLGEDDAKKTSELVFEIMNTKMQEGWGKDDLTQILKRLEHIREGLEVHSYRSEKVEKIMGIHKEDKLIVQNDPFIQKALKGDKQFLILDDGSIRYLYPMRVRQECITCHYNTKVGDINGVLDITYPPSEIKISLDMLISYFLIFFVIFILICFIILYFVINKKIITPVNKFTKAIHKISLNTDLSKRSNVNPGIKELHILEKHFNELLGKIKYYYDILINNLYTDSLTRLPNLVKLEEDIKKNEYNTLIIINIDSFKEVNNFYGVKVGDTILKQIAMYLYEKTKAVHEVYRLYSDEFAILTQEKISKNYCLDLITSLNSEFCRYQDTDIQIQSSLGVVYNAKNRIIEKATIALRTAKKNRTLYEEFDNSLELQEEYSKHITWSLNIKESLEKDNIIPYFQPIKDLKTGEIKKYECLARMIFKDEVYAPILFLNISKKAKFYPQITQRMIKKAFEYFEDKPDITFSINYSIDDILNKETTNYLFEMLDNYKIGSQLIIELLESEEIQDFEHVKMFSKRLKEYDASLAIDDFGSGYSNFSYILNLNVDFLKIDSSLIESIDRNENSKIIVKSIVEFAKNVNLKTIAEMVHKKEIEDILKELEVDYVQGYYIGKPKKTIF
- a CDS encoding transporter substrate-binding domain-containing protein encodes the protein MKSFFKIIFLFLIFINILNASSTKYFTVSYDPDYAPFSYLENGHPEGLLIDYWNLWAEKNNYKIKFVNGKLWDNAINLARTGRVDFFLGTNPYDTWMKSSYSIYKTKTSLFIHKDFSRDFSKQASYLIGVVGEDHKKYLDTNFPFSQTLVYKDYATLFKDFLSKKLDLIFDDKFAIEFYSLRNNFFHKIKPIDLLQEYIPIKAISRNKDLIDTFNRGFRKLTSEELYEVESKWVLNAEQQIYKKSFSLSQREKDFIRNHPLKVSVSNDWKPFTFKDKNGEPTGMASEVWDMISRSLNLNSEYIFSNNFSEQLNLIKNKKVDVIFSVGETKDRLKYSIFTKPYIEFPLSIVTLKDENFIENINYLYNKKVAVGKNFTAHKLLEEYYPDLKLTPVKNIEEGLKKVSNSEVYAFVGIKPNLIYNINKLNFDDLKISGNTGLTYKVAIMIRDDYPLLQEILNKAISSLDPNEISQVTGKWNNIQYKETIDYTVFWIILSVGFIIFIILIYINQQNMNRNKTLKLLVNERTKELKELNQELEKRVEIKTKELSRTNYLLDEAQKIARLGSFSYNTKTKHLEWSNEHFKIFGLYPNEIKPSITKFLSFVHEEEKRKVKIHLYKAIKSDKREIIEFKILLRDNTLKHIQLTTKVTRFDSNNKPIFIVGTIFDLTKIKELEFQKREKDSMLAQQSKMAALGEMLENIAHQWRQPLSVISTASTGLQIQLEMGNEISEEMLYSNVKSINEHSQYLSKTIDDFRNFFNPKKEKEIFSINSTIEKSLSLVSSRIKKWNIEVVKDLKTIEIETIESELIQILLNIFNNAVDALNSNQLENKFIFISTIKRENYLHIKIKDNAGGIPEKILDKIFEPYFTTKHKSQGTGIGLYMSNEIVSKHLNGSLKVINSSYIYKDIKCKGALFTISIPLKKETHK